Within the Roseicitreum antarcticum genome, the region TGGGTCGGCGTGGGGCTGTTCATCTGGCAGGCCTTCATCGCCATATGGCAGTTGGAGCTGACGAATTACATCGAGCATTACGCCCTGACCCGCCAGCATCTGGGCGACGGAAAGTACGAGCCGGTGCGCCCGCATCACAGCTGGAACGCGTCGCACCGCGCGTCGAACTGGCTGATGATCAACCTTCAGCGCCATTCCGATCACCATTACAAGCCCGACCGGCGCTTTCCGCTGTTGCAGACCTATGCCACCAGTGAGGCCCCGCAATTGCCCTATGGCTATCCCGCCATGACCACGCTGGCGCTGTTCCCGCCGCTGTGGCGCCGCGCGATGAACCCCAAGGTGCGGGCCTGGCGGCGGCGCTTCTACCCGCAGGTCACGGACTGGTCCGCCTACGACGCGGGCAGCACGCCCCTGCCGCGTGGCGCGGTGTAGAGCAAGGTGATAGAATGAGGGCTGCTGCGCGCGTAGCCTGCCTGCCACGCACCGGCCCCAGCGTTGCACCCAGAGCGCGTCGCCCGATTGCGCGCCGCCCGATTGTGCCCCGCAGTCACTCTGCCGTATCCGGGGGCAGTGTAAGGCGGCGGCGGATCGGGAAAAGTTGCAGCCCCGTGCGGTCCGAGATCAGCCCCCACAGCCCGCGCGGCGCGAAAAGCATGATGACGATGCCCAGCCCGCCCAGCGCCATCAGGTACCAGGTGCCATAGCCCGCAAACAGGGTTTGCAGCGCGAAGAACACCAGCACGCCCAGGATCGGCCCTTCGATCGTGCCGATGCCGCCGATCACCACGATGAAGATGACATAGGCGGTCCAATCATTGACCGAAAACGCCGCATCAGGCGAAATCCGGCCCTTTTGCAGATAGATCAGCGCGCCTGCCACGCCGGTACCGAAAGCGGCGGTCAGGAAGACCGTCCATTTCATCCGCGCCGCGTTCACGCCCAGCGACCTTGCGGCCTCGACATTGTCGCGGATCGCGGCCAGCGCCAGCCCCTGGCGGCTGCGTAGCAGCCAGTAGATTCCGCCGATTGTCGCCACCGCCAGGATCACCGCCAGCCAGTAGGTCAGGATATCGCGTGCCGCGGCCGAACGCACGTCGAACAGCCCCTCGATCAGCTCCAGCCCAATCATGTCTCCGGTCACATTGCGCGGCAAAGATGTCCCCGAACCGCCGCCGACGCTCTGCCATTGCGCGACGCTGAGGCGGACAACCTCGGCCACGACCCAGGTGCCGATGGCGAAATAGGCCCCTTGCAGGCGGAACACGAAAAACGCCGTGGGCACCGCGACGATCAGTGCCGCCACCCCGGCCAGCAACAGCGAAAACAGCGGGTCGAGGCCCCACAGGATGGCCGCGCCAAACAGCGCGTAGCCGCCAAGCCCGACAAAGGCCTGCTGCCCCACGCTGACCAGCCCGCCATAGCCCGCCAGCAGGTTCCAGAACTGCGCCAGCACCAGCATGGTCAGGATGAAGAACATATCCTGGATCAGGCCACGGTCGGCAAAGGCGGGCAGTGCAAGCAGCAGCACGATGCCAAGCGCCAGCGCCACGGCTGTGATGGCAGAGGCCCTGGTGCGTGTTTCGACCCTGTAGGCCGGACGCGGGGCTGCGGGATCTGTCTTTGCGTTGTTCATCAGTCATATGCCCTTGGAAACAGCCCGCGCGGACGGACCAGCAGGATCAACAGGAAGGCAACATGCCCGGCGAGGATCTGCCATTCGGGGTTGACCGCCGCGCCGACGGTCTGCGCCACCCCGATGATGACCCCGCCCGCCAGCGTCCCCCAAAGGCTGCCAAGGCCGCCGATGATGACTGCCTCGAAGGCGTAGATCAGGCGCGCGGGGCCGATGGTGGGGTCGAAATTCGCGCGCATGCCGAGGTACATCGCCGCAATCGTCACCACGATCATCGCGATGCCCGTGGCGATGGCGAAAATATTGCCCGGCTTCAGGCCCATCAGTTGCGCGGTCACCGGATCGTCCGAGGTGGCGCGAAACGCCCGGCCCAGCGCAGTGCGGTAGAACAATTGGTTCAGCGCGATGATGATCAACACGGCCGAGGCGAAGGTCAAAAGCGGCATTACCCCCACGGTGACGATGCCAAGGTCCAGCGATGCGGCTTCGATCGGGCCGGGGCGCAGGCGCTGGCTGTCAGAGGAAAACCCCTCGAGCAGCGCATTCTGAAGCACCACCGACAGCCCGAAGGTGACCAGAAGCGGCGGCAGAATATCCTCGCCCAGCACGCGGTTCAACACGACACGCTGCAAGGCCCAGCCGATCACGAACATCACCGGCAGCGCGACAATTGCGGCCACGAACGGATTCAGCCCCAGCGCCGAGACGATCACAAGGATCAGGTAGGCGCCAAGGATGATGAGATCGCCATGCGCCAGGTTGACCAGCCGCATGATGCCGAACACGAGGCTGAGGCCGGCGGCAAACAGCGCATAAAGCCCGCCCAGCAAGATGCCCTGCACAATGGTGTCAAGCCAGATCATGGTGCCCTCCGGTCTGATGCGTTTGAGGTGGGAGTAGGGATGCGGCACGGGTCACAGCGCATGCCCCGGCATGCGCGGCGCGGCGGGGCCGCAAGGCGGGCAGACCGCGCGCAAAGCGGGCCGGTATTCGGCGGCGCGCCCGTCATGCCGCCGTCCCGAAATAGGCGTCATGGATCGCGTCGCGCGACAGATCGGCGGGCGGGCCGGACAGGGTGACGCGGCCTTCCATCAGGCAATACACCCGGTCGGCCACCTTCATCGCCTGCCCGATGTCTTGTTCCACCACGATCACGCTTGCCCCGCTGTCGCGGATCTGCGGCAAGGCGGCATAAATGTCGCGGATCACCACCGGGGCCAGCCCAAGGCTGAGTTCATCGCACAAAAGCACGCGCGGATTCGACATCAGCGCCCGGCCGATGGCGACCATCTGCTGCTGCCCCCCCGAAAGCGAGGTGCCGGGCACGCGGCGTTTCTCGGCCAGGATGGGAAACAGGGCATAGACGGTTTTCAGCGTCCAGTAGCCGGGGGCCTTGCGGCCCTGCGCACCGATCAGAAGGTTCTCCTCGACCGAGAGTGAAGGGAAAAGCCGCCGCCCCTCGGGCACCATGGTCAGGCCCAGTTTCACCACCGCATCGGCGGCCAATGCGCCGATATCGGCACCGTCGAAGCGCACCGCGCCGGGTTCGTTGCGCAACACCCCGGCGATGGAGCGCAGGAGCGTCGTTTTTCCCGCGCCATTCGCACCGATGATTGCGACGGTCTCGCCCTGCGAAAGCGCGATATCCACACCGAACAGCGCCTGAAAGTCGCCGTAATGCGCGCGCAGCGCATGGGTTTGCAGCAAGGGTCCGGTCATACATCAATCCCCAGATAGATTTCCCGCACTTCGCGGCTTTGCATCACCTCGTCCGGCGGGCCCATGCCGATGATGCGCCCGAAATCGAGCACCAGCAGCCGTTCGGCCACCGAGGTCAGGGCGTGCAGGACATGTTCGATCCAGATGATCGACACGCCCTCGGCATGAATTGCGCGGATGGTGGCGATCAGGGCCTGACATTCACCTTCCGTCAGGCCGCCCGCGATTTCGTCAAGCAGCAAGAGCTTTGGGCCGGTCGCCATGGCGCGGGCCAGTTCCAACCGCTTGCGCTGCAACAGGCTGAGGCTGCGGGCGGGTTGGTTGGCGCGGGCCAGAAGCTCGGTCCGTTCCAGCACGGAAACGCACAGGTCGGTCACTGCAGCCTCGGCCCGGTCCTGCCCGTAAGTGGCGGCGACGACGAGGTTTTCAAACACCGTCAGGTTGCCGAAAGGCTGCGGAATCTGGAACGACCGGCCCATGCCGCCGAGGCAGCGCTGCATCGGCGGCATGCGGGTCACATCTTGCCCATCAAAGCGGATGCTGCCCGCATCCGGGGCAATATTGCCGGTAATCAGGTTGAACAGCGTCGATTTCCCCGCACCGTTCGGCCCGATGATGCCCAGCGCCTGCCCCTGCGGCACGTCAAAGCTGACATCATCGCTGACCTTCAGCGCGCCGAAACTTTTCGAGATATTTTGCAGCGAGAGGATCGGCATGGGCAACCTTTGGTCGGGTTTTCAGGTTTCGGTCATCGGTTCCCTGGGCGGGTTCGCCCTGGGGGGGTAGCGCCCCTTCGGGGCTTTTTGGTCCCTGCGGGGCGGGTTGGCCCCTGCGGGGCAGGTTGGTCCCTGCGGGGCGGGTTGGTCCCTGCGGGGCGGGTTGGTCCCTGCGGGGCAGGCGCGTCCCTTGCCGCGCTTTCCGGTCCCTGCCGGGCAGGTGCGCCCCTGCGGGGCGCGAGGTCCCTGCGGGGCGCGATGTCCCTGCGGGGCGGGGGGCGTTGCACCCGGGGGCGGCGGATCATGCCGCCCCTTGGGCCATCCATAGCGCAGCGGGAACCGGCCTTGTGCTTGTCAGACGTGCAAAAACAGGTTCTGGCTTCCTGATTTCCGCATCTCCAACGCACAGCCGGTTCCCACTTTTGCGCAACGCGTGCTAGCTCAGCGCCTCCATCGTGCCGCCGGTGGGGATGTTGGGCGCGGTCTGGTTGTCGACGATGGTCAGATCGAAGGTGCCATCGTCTTGCCGCCGCCATTGCCCGCCCACCAAGGGGGTCTTGCAGATGTTCTGCGCAGCAAAGGGCGGCACGCCGGTGCCGTCCCAGGCGACCCGGCCGACGATGGTGTTCAGATCGGTTGCCGCGATGGTTTCGGCCATCGCCTCGGGGTCGGTCGGATCGCCGGCGCGTTTGATCGCATCGGTCGCCACCTCGAACAGCGAGTGGATGAAGCCGATGGGCTGGGTCCAGGGGCGCCCGGTGAAATCGGTAAAGCCCGCGGCCAGATCGGCGGCACTTTCGCCGGTCAGGGACGAGGAGAAGGGGTGGTGGGGCGACCACCAGACCTCGGACGAGAGGTTGTGCCCATTCTCGCCCAGCGCCTCGACCGCTTGCGGGAACAGCAGCGCCTTGGCCACTGTGGCGGCCTTTGGCATGAAGCCCTGCTGGCGCGCCTGATTCCAGAAAGTGGTGAAGTCGGGCGGGATCACGACGCCGGTGACGATCTCGGCATTCGCGGCGCGGAAAGCGTTGATCTGGGCGCTGAAATCGTCGCTGAGGTTCTGGTAGCGTCCGGGGTCGATCGTCTCGTACCCCGCTGCGGCGAAGCCGGGCGCGACGCCGTTCTGCGGATCGCCCCAGGCATTTCCGTCGGCATCGTTGGGGAACAGGCCGCCGACCATCTTGTTGGTGTCCAGCTGGTTCCACATGTTGGTGAAGACCGAGATCACATCCTCCAGCCCCCAGAAATAGTGGAAGGCAAAGTCGAACGGGCGCCAGCTTTCGGGCGCGCCGGGGTTGCCCTGCTGGCCAATGAAGAACGGCTGCCAGGGTGCCTTGGTCGAGATCACGGGGATGCCCTCGCTTTCGCAGACCGTGGCGACGGGGTTCGTCGTCTCGGGCGTCGAGGCGACCAGCATCAGGTGGATGCCATCGTCGATGATGAGTTCTTGCGCGACGGTGGCGGCGCGGTTGGGGTTGGACTGGCTGTCCTTGACGATGACCTCGACCTCCAGCCCCTCGGCGCGCATGCGGGTCGCGAACATATCGAGGGTGAAGGCATCCGCCTCGGCAAAGCCTGCAAGCGGGCCGGTCTGCGGGCTGACATAGCCGATGCGCACGGCGCGTGCCTGCGCGATGGCGGGCATGGCGAGGCCCGAGGCCCCGAGCAAAAGGCCCGTTGCGGCGGTGGATTTTATCAATCTGCGTCTGGTGATCATGGCGGTCTCCTCCCTGAGAACGGATGGTCTTGAGAATTGATGGTTCAAGGTGCGGTCGTGCGGTACCTGCGCGGGGCTTCCGCGGCGGCGGTGTGGTGCCCCCTCCTTACGGGTCGGGGCGCGTGCCCTCCCATGCCGCTTGCAGCAGGGTGCGGATGTCGGCGGCGTCGAAGGGGCGCGGGTTGTGGTAGGGGTTTTGCGTGGCGATCTGTGCCGCGCGGTCAAGATCGGCCTTGGTCAGCCCCAGATCTTGCAAGCGCAGCGGCGCGCCTGCGTCACGGGCGAAATCCCACAGGCCACCGCCCACGCTGCCGCCGAACATTTCCGCCACCGGGGCCAGTTGCGCGGCGGTGGCCTGCGCGTTGAACCCGGCGGTATGGGGCAGCAGAATGGCATGGGTCTCTGCGTGGGGCAGGCCGAAGCTCCCGCCCAGCACATGCGCCAGCTTGTGGTGCAGCGCCATGCTGACATGACCCAGCACAGTGGAACAGAGCCACGCGCCATAGAGCACATCAGCGCGCGCGTCCCTGTCCGTCGGCGCGTCGCGCAGCGCCGGCAGCCCGTCGCGGATCGCGCGGATCCCGGCGACGCCCATCATCGACAGGATCGGATTGCCGTCGGGGGCATAGAGGCCTTCGACCGCATGCGCGACGGCGTTCAGCGCCGACGTGACGGTCATCGCGGCCGGCAGGCCCAGCGTCAGATCCACGTCATAGATCACAGTCTCGGGCCGGATTTCGGGGCCGCGTTGGGTGGTCTTGGCGCCCTTGTCGGTCTGGCCGAGGATGTCGGTCATCTCGGACCCCGCATAGGTGGTTGGGATCACCACCTGATCGGCGCCGGTATGCAATGCGATGGCCTTGCCCAGCCCGATGGTGGAGCCACCGCCCAATGCGACGACGCAATCGGCACCGACCGCACGGAAGTGGGCCAGCGCGTCTTGCGTCACTTCTACCGGGGTGTGCATGGCGGCGTCGAAGAAGGTGCCTGCGGTCAGATCGCCCAAGGCGCGGGCAAGCGCCGCGCCATCATCCGCCTGCCCCGGCGTGGTCAGGACCAGCGCGCGCTTGTGGCCGAGACGTTCCACCTCGGCCCCTGCCTGCGCCAGCGTGCCCGCGCCGAAGACGACACGCGACGGAATGCCCGCGAATTCGAAGCCTTGCAATAGATCGGTCATGTATCCCCCTTGGTCAGGATGGGCGTGCCGTCACGCAGGGCGCCCAAGAAACCCGACAACGCTGCGATTTCGGTGTCAGTGACGGTATGCGGGCGGCCAGGAAAGATGTCGGCGCGCAGGCGCGCCCCCGCTCCGGTGAGGTCCGCGAGCATGCGGAAATACGCATCTGCCGGGATCCAGGGGTCCTCATCCCCGCAAGAGGCATAGACGGGCAGGCCTGCAAGGTCGCGGGTGGGCAGGCCGTCGGTGGGCAGGCCGACCCGGCAGCCGGTAAAGAGTGCGGCGGCATCGGGGAGGTCGGAGGTGGTCATCAGATATTCGATTGCAAGACAGGCCCCTTGGCTGAACCCCGCCAACACCAGCGGCACGCCGGGGCGTGTGGCGCGCAGATGCGCGATCAGCCCCGTCAGCGTGTCCAGCCCGGCGGCAAGCTGGCTGCGGGTCTGAGGCGTCAGGGGGTCGATGGCGCGCGCGTCATACCAGCTCGCCCCAAGGGCCGCAGGCAGGGCGATACAGATGGTTTCGGGGTCCATGGCCGCAAGCGCCGTGGTGCCTTCATCCGGCGCGTCTGCATCGATGCCCCCCCCAGAAAACATCCCCGCCAACATTCGCGACACGACCATTTCATCCATATCCGCCGGTGACTGGCCCCGGCCATGGATCAGGACACAGATTGCCTGCGCCTGCGCCAGATCGGCACCGAGGAATTTTGCGGATGTCGTCATGTAGTGTCCTGTTCTGTTGTTGCACGCAGATTGGTATGCGGGGCGGGCAACTGCCCTGCCCCGCGACCGGTTTCAGGAAAAGTCGGCGGGTTCCAGCCCGTCGATCAGCTCTTGCTTGCGATCCGCGAACCACGGCGGGAACACCAGCGTCGTGCCGATGGCATCGGCGGGCTCATCGCGCGCCCAGCCGCCCGGCACGGTCCAGGCCAGTTCGAACAGCGCCCCGCCCGGGGACCGGACGTAGCAGGATTTGAAGTACATTCGGTCCTTCTGTTCCGAGATGTCGGTGAAGCCCAGACCTTCGATGTGCGCGCGCAGCGCCAGCTGATTTTCCTCATCGCCGGTATTCAGCGCCAGATGGTGGATGGTCCCCCCCGACAGCGTCCAGGTGCCCTGCGGGCGGTCAGGTTCGTGCAGCACCTCGACCATGGCGCGGGGACCGTCGGCATTGGGGACCGAGAACAGCAGGCCTTCGTCGCTGTCGCCCTCTTTCTTCAGGGGCAAGGCGATCGTCAGGAAATCATCCATCGCGCTGCGGTCCATGACCGACACGGCCGCACCGTAGATGCCGCGAATGCCGTGATCGGTGCCGATGCCCTGTGCCTCATTGGTGATGGGGGTGCGGGTGTCGCCGGGGTTCTCGACCAGTTCATGCGGGATGCCGCAGGGATGGTCGAAAGCCACGCGGTCCAGCCCGAAGCGCGTAAGCTTTGCCGCCGCAATCCCGCGTTCGTTCAGGCGGTTGACCCAGAACTCGGCCGCGCCGACCGGGATCGCCTGCTGCACGATCTTCGACTGGTTCGACCCGCGCCGCCCGTAGACGCCGGGCTTGCGAAAGGGAAAGGTGGTGATGATGGTCGAGGCATCGCCGTTCTTGCCGCCATAATACAGGTGGTAGACCGGGATGACACCGTCGAAAAGCACGGTGCGTTTGACCGAATGCAGGCCGAGTGTTTTGGTGTAAAAGTCGAAATCTTCCTGCGCGCCGTCGGTGGACAGGGTCAGGTGATGATACCCGCTTACCTTTGACATGGGGTGCCTCCTTTTGGGTCGTTTACTTGGGTTGAGCCGTGCCTTTCGGGCAGGCGGTGAAAGGGTCAGTCTGCCTGCGCGTCAGCGGTGTCGGGCGCGGCATCCGGCGCTGTGGGCGCCAGGGTAAAGCGATGTTCGGCGCACCAGTGCGGTACGGGCGCATTGGCGCCGCCGCGCGTACCTGGTTCGGCAGGTGTGAAATCAGCCAGCAATTGCGGATGCACGGCAAACAACGGGTCTTGGTCCAGCGCCGGGTCTGAACGGTCGAAGACATGCGTGGTCAGCGGCTGAAAGCCCGCCGCCGTGATCCGCACATGGATATGCGCGGGGCGGATCAGGCTGATCGCCAGCCGGGCCATCAACTGGCCCACCGGCCCGTCACCCGGCACCGCGTACCCCGCAGGCCGTACGGTGCGGATGGTCGCCCGGCCAAGCGCATTGGCACGGAAGATGCCGCGCAGGTTGAACTCTGGCTGCTGGTCGGGGGCCTGGTTTTCATAAATGCCATCGGCATTGGCCTGCCACACCTCGATCTGCGCATGGGGCACGGGCCGGGCGTCGAGATCCACCACGCTGGCGCGGAAGGTGAGCGGCTGGCCTTTTTGGTCGAGCGAAATCGACTCACCATCCCTGCGGCGCGGCGCATCGGCGCGGTAGAACGGCCCGGGAAGCGTGTTGGGCGTGGCGGCGACAGGGCGGCGGGACATCTGATTCTCGACCCCGCTGGTCAGGCCCAGCACATCGGCCAGCAGCGCCCATTCCTGCCGCTGATCGGAACAGGCGTGCCCGACCTCGGTGGCGAATAGCAAGACGCCATGCAGCTCGGACCGGGTGATCGCGTAGGTGTCGATCAGCGCGTGCAGATCGGCCACGAAGGCCCCCAGTACGACCGCCAGCCGCGCATCTTCCGCCTGCGCCAGCCGCGCCGCGAAAGCATCCGCAGGGCGCAAGCCCAGGCTGCTGCTGATCCCCCCCTCCATTCCGACCCTCCCAAGTCGTCGTCTTCTAAATCACAGCCTAACCGGGAAAATCGGCATTGCGGTTTTAATCTTTGCCCCATAGCATACCAAATTGTTATGAAGTTTGAAGAACGTCACCTGGCTCAACTGGCCGCAGTGGTCGAAACCGGCAGCGTCAGCGACGGGGCCGCGCTGATTGGCCTGTCGCAGCCTGCGGTGTCACGCACCCTGTCGCAAATGGAAAAGCGGCTGGGACAACCGCTGTTCGAGGCCGGGCGCCGCCCGCTGGTGCCCACGCTGATCGGCCAGCAACTGGCGGCGCATGGCAAGGTGATCTGGCAGGCCTCGCGCAAGGCATCCGAGACGGTGCGCGGCTTTCAGCGCGGCAGCGTCGGCACCGTGCGGGTCGCGGGCGTGCCTTTCTTCATGGATGCGTTCATCAGCCAGATGATCGGCGAGTTTCAGCGGCTGGAACCCGATATCCGCGTCGATCAATCCTATGGAAACCTGCCGGAATTGCAGGCGGGGATAAAGTCGAACCAACTGGATCTGGCGATTTGTCCGATGGGGATTGTCGAGGCAGGGTCAGGGTTCGAATTCACGCCGATCCTGCCGGGGCGCAATATCGTCGCCTGCCGGACCGCGCATCCGCTGTTGAAGAAACGCGGCCTCAGTTCTACCGACCTGCTGGATCATCCCTGGATCGCACCGCTGCCGGGATCGCCGCTACTGGCCGATCTGCACGCGATCTTGCTGTCCATCGGCATGTCCGAGATCAACATCCGCTATTCGGGCGGCTCGCTACTGTCGGTACTGAACTATCTGGAAGAAACGGATGCCCTGACGGTGATGCCGCATTCGGTGGTCTTTGCACTGCGCCGCGACCGGCAGGTGACGGTGCTGCCCGTGACCATCCCACAGCCGGAACGCACGCTGGGACTGCTGCGCATGGCAGGCGCGGCGCGGCTGCCTGCGTCGGAAAAGCTGCTGCGCCATATCGTGACGCGCTTTGGCGACCTGCGCCAGATGATCCAGCGCCATGAGAATGCAGTGGTATGGGGGATGTAGCCGCTAGGTTCGGCGGCGGGGTTAAATTGCCGCTAACCACAACAAGCAGAAGTGACAGGGCCGCATGGGATTGAATTGGGCGCAAAGCGTTATTTAGTGTAAGGTGCACGCACCGGCATCCTGCCGATCAACGATCTTATGGAGGACCGATATGACCAAACACATTCTGGACCACAACCGCACCGCGAGCCCGGCACGCACTGTCGCGTATCTGTCGATTGCGCAACAAGACGCCGTGCATAAGGCCGTGCGCACCTTGCGCAACCGTCACCGCGACGAACCCGATGGCCGCATGGGCCGCTATACCCGCATTGCACGCGACCCCAAAGCCGAAATCATCTGAGGGGGCGCCATCCTGCGGGATGGTGCCTGACCGCGCCAACGGACGGGTATTTCGCCGACAGTCTTTGGCGCCGATACAATCCCGGGTTGAATTGCCCGGGCGTTGGCTGTGATCACCGCACCTGACCGTGACGCGGTTACGCTGAAATATTTTCAGCGTAACCGACATTCTCAGACACGCACTGGCGCTTGCACCAGCCCGCTGGCCAAGGTTCAGGCGCGGACCAGTTTCTCATAGGTCTCGGCGACCTCGCGGGTCATCTGGCCGACCTGGAAGTGATAGTCACCGATCTGACCCACTGGCGTCACCTCTGCTGCCGTGCCGGTCAGCCAGCATTCCGAAAATGTCTCCAACTCATGCGCTTCGATATAGCGCTCGTGCACGGTGATACCCATGCCTTGCAGCATCGCGATGACCGTCTGGCGGGTGATGCCGTTCAGGATGGCGTCGGGCAGCGGGGTGTGAACCTCACCGTCCTTGACGAAAAAGATGTTCGCGCCCGTGGCTTCGGCCACATAGCCGCGATAATCGTACATCATGGCGTCCGAGCAGCCCTTTGCCTCGGCCGCATGTTTCGACATGGTGCAGATCATGTAGAGGCCCGCGGCCTTGGCGGCATGGGGAATGGTCTCGGGGCTGGGACGCTTCCATTTCGAGATATCCAGCTTCGCGCCCTGCATCTTCGCATCGCCGTAATACGCACCCCATTCCCAGCAGGCTATGGCCAGCCGGACCTTGTTGCGCTTGGCGGCGACGCCCATATCCTCGCCCGCGCCGCGCCATGCGATGGCACGCACATAGGCGTCTTTCAGGCCGTTGGCTTCCAGAACTTCGGTCTTGGCGGCCTCGATCTCGTCCACCGTATAGGGAATCGGCATGTCCAGAAGGTTGCCCGATTCCAGCAGCCGCGCGGAATGTTCACGGGATTTGAAGATCTTGCCGTTATAGCACCGCTCGCCCTCGAACACAGAAGAGGCATAATGCAGCGCATGGGTCAGGATATGCACATTGGCATCGCGCCAATCCACCAGCGTGCCGTCCATCCAGATATAACCGTCCCGGTCATCATAAGCCCCAGCCATTGCGAACCCTCCGTTGCGTTCTCAGATATTGCGTCAACCGCCCCGCAACAGACATAAAGTTGCGAGAATTCGGGCAATCGCTAGCAATTGATTCTTGGAAAGTCAACAAGACTGACATAAAATGCAGCGGAGAGCGAAAAACGTGATCGGGCCGAAGGGGACAGACCATGGCAGAAGGCGGCGCGGGCGCAGGCGGCGGGGAGAACCTGCTGTTCCTGACCGACGACCAGTTGCGCAAGGGGATCGAGGCGATGTTTTTCGCATATCGCGGCTTTACCGCCGACCCTGACCGCATCCTGGATGACCACGGCTATGGCCGGGCGCATCACCGGGCGCTGCATTTCAT harbors:
- a CDS encoding maleylacetate reductase gives rise to the protein MTDLLQGFEFAGIPSRVVFGAGTLAQAGAEVERLGHKRALVLTTPGQADDGAALARALGDLTAGTFFDAAMHTPVEVTQDALAHFRAVGADCVVALGGGSTIGLGKAIALHTGADQVVIPTTYAGSEMTDILGQTDKGAKTTQRGPEIRPETVIYDVDLTLGLPAAMTVTSALNAVAHAVEGLYAPDGNPILSMMGVAGIRAIRDGLPALRDAPTDRDARADVLYGAWLCSTVLGHVSMALHHKLAHVLGGSFGLPHAETHAILLPHTAGFNAQATAAQLAPVAEMFGGSVGGGLWDFARDAGAPLRLQDLGLTKADLDRAAQIATQNPYHNPRPFDAADIRTLLQAAWEGTRPDP
- a CDS encoding ABC transporter substrate-binding protein; the protein is MITRRRLIKSTAATGLLLGASGLAMPAIAQARAVRIGYVSPQTGPLAGFAEADAFTLDMFATRMRAEGLEVEVIVKDSQSNPNRAATVAQELIIDDGIHLMLVASTPETTNPVATVCESEGIPVISTKAPWQPFFIGQQGNPGAPESWRPFDFAFHYFWGLEDVISVFTNMWNQLDTNKMVGGLFPNDADGNAWGDPQNGVAPGFAAAGYETIDPGRYQNLSDDFSAQINAFRAANAEIVTGVVIPPDFTTFWNQARQQGFMPKAATVAKALLFPQAVEALGENGHNLSSEVWWSPHHPFSSSLTGESAADLAAGFTDFTGRPWTQPIGFIHSLFEVATDAIKRAGDPTDPEAMAETIAATDLNTIVGRVAWDGTGVPPFAAQNICKTPLVGGQWRRQDDGTFDLTIVDNQTAPNIPTGGTMEALS
- a CDS encoding alpha/beta hydrolase — translated: MTTSAKFLGADLAQAQAICVLIHGRGQSPADMDEMVVSRMLAGMFSGGGIDADAPDEGTTALAAMDPETICIALPAALGASWYDARAIDPLTPQTRSQLAAGLDTLTGLIAHLRATRPGVPLVLAGFSQGACLAIEYLMTTSDLPDAAALFTGCRVGLPTDGLPTRDLAGLPVYASCGDEDPWIPADAYFRMLADLTGAGARLRADIFPGRPHTVTDTEIAALSGFLGALRDGTPILTKGDT
- a CDS encoding branched-chain amino acid ABC transporter permease, whose amino-acid sequence is MNNAKTDPAAPRPAYRVETRTRASAITAVALALGIVLLLALPAFADRGLIQDMFFILTMLVLAQFWNLLAGYGGLVSVGQQAFVGLGGYALFGAAILWGLDPLFSLLLAGVAALIVAVPTAFFVFRLQGAYFAIGTWVVAEVVRLSVAQWQSVGGGSGTSLPRNVTGDMIGLELIEGLFDVRSAAARDILTYWLAVILAVATIGGIYWLLRSRQGLALAAIRDNVEAARSLGVNAARMKWTVFLTAAFGTGVAGALIYLQKGRISPDAAFSVNDWTAYVIFIVVIGGIGTIEGPILGVLVFFALQTLFAGYGTWYLMALGGLGIVIMLFAPRGLWGLISDRTGLQLFPIRRRLTLPPDTAE
- a CDS encoding ABC transporter ATP-binding protein, encoding MPILSLQNISKSFGALKVSDDVSFDVPQGQALGIIGPNGAGKSTLFNLITGNIAPDAGSIRFDGQDVTRMPPMQRCLGGMGRSFQIPQPFGNLTVFENLVVAATYGQDRAEAAVTDLCVSVLERTELLARANQPARSLSLLQRKRLELARAMATGPKLLLLDEIAGGLTEGECQALIATIRAIHAEGVSIIWIEHVLHALTSVAERLLVLDFGRIIGMGPPDEVMQSREVREIYLGIDV
- a CDS encoding branched-chain amino acid ABC transporter permease yields the protein MIWLDTIVQGILLGGLYALFAAGLSLVFGIMRLVNLAHGDLIILGAYLILVIVSALGLNPFVAAIVALPVMFVIGWALQRVVLNRVLGEDILPPLLVTFGLSVVLQNALLEGFSSDSQRLRPGPIEAASLDLGIVTVGVMPLLTFASAVLIIIALNQLFYRTALGRAFRATSDDPVTAQLMGLKPGNIFAIATGIAMIVVTIAAMYLGMRANFDPTIGPARLIYAFEAVIIGGLGSLWGTLAGGVIIGVAQTVGAAVNPEWQILAGHVAFLLILLVRPRGLFPRAYD
- a CDS encoding ABC transporter ATP-binding protein, translated to MTGPLLQTHALRAHYGDFQALFGVDIALSQGETVAIIGANGAGKTTLLRSIAGVLRNEPGAVRFDGADIGALAADAVVKLGLTMVPEGRRLFPSLSVEENLLIGAQGRKAPGYWTLKTVYALFPILAEKRRVPGTSLSGGQQQMVAIGRALMSNPRVLLCDELSLGLAPVVIRDIYAALPQIRDSGASVIVVEQDIGQAMKVADRVYCLMEGRVTLSGPPADLSRDAIHDAYFGTAA
- a CDS encoding dioxygenase family protein — encoded protein: MEGGISSSLGLRPADAFAARLAQAEDARLAVVLGAFVADLHALIDTYAITRSELHGVLLFATEVGHACSDQRQEWALLADVLGLTSGVENQMSRRPVAATPNTLPGPFYRADAPRRRDGESISLDQKGQPLTFRASVVDLDARPVPHAQIEVWQANADGIYENQAPDQQPEFNLRGIFRANALGRATIRTVRPAGYAVPGDGPVGQLMARLAISLIRPAHIHVRITAAGFQPLTTHVFDRSDPALDQDPLFAVHPQLLADFTPAEPGTRGGANAPVPHWCAEHRFTLAPTAPDAAPDTADAQAD
- a CDS encoding VOC family protein is translated as MSKVSGYHHLTLSTDGAQEDFDFYTKTLGLHSVKRTVLFDGVIPVYHLYYGGKNGDASTIITTFPFRKPGVYGRRGSNQSKIVQQAIPVGAAEFWVNRLNERGIAAAKLTRFGLDRVAFDHPCGIPHELVENPGDTRTPITNEAQGIGTDHGIRGIYGAAVSVMDRSAMDDFLTIALPLKKEGDSDEGLLFSVPNADGPRAMVEVLHEPDRPQGTWTLSGGTIHHLALNTGDEENQLALRAHIEGLGFTDISEQKDRMYFKSCYVRSPGGALFELAWTVPGGWARDEPADAIGTTLVFPPWFADRKQELIDGLEPADFS